The following proteins are encoded in a genomic region of Acidobacteriota bacterium:
- a CDS encoding divalent-cation tolerance protein CutA — translation MLIVMTTVPSLHESDAMAVKIIESKLAACVQILPPMTSVYVWEGKVNKESEHLLLIKTLEEKYDELASFITANHSYDIPEIVAIKAEKVSEPYLNWMSSAFEDQRSA, via the coding sequence ATGTTGATCGTGATGACCACAGTTCCGTCTCTTCATGAGTCCGACGCCATGGCCGTTAAGATCATCGAGTCAAAGCTTGCCGCCTGCGTCCAGATATTGCCGCCGATGACATCGGTCTATGTTTGGGAAGGAAAGGTCAACAAGGAAAGCGAACACCTGCTGCTGATAAAGACCCTCGAAGAAAAATACGACGAACTCGCCTCGTTCATTACCGCAAACCACAGCTACGACATCCCCGAGATCGTCGCGATCAAGGCAGAGAAGGTATCAGAGCCATATCTAAATTGGATGTCATCGGCATTCGAAGATCAGAGATCAGCTTAG
- a CDS encoding dipeptidase, whose translation MKRFLSAVVFASVLAAFSGVSINAQTVDDEAKLIAKAKKIHAEVITLDTHNDIDTRNFTDAVNYTQDLPNQVNLPKMTRGGLDVSWMIVYTGQGPLTDDGYKSAYKNAIDKFDAIRRLTEKIAPNQIELALTSKDVRRINKAGKKIAMIGVENAYPVGTDLANIKDFAMRGARYMSLSHNGHSQFADSNTGEADKVWLHNGLSDLGKRAVAEMNKWGIMIDLSHPSKESNIQVLKLTKAPVIASHSGARALCDHSRNLSDEELELIKRNGGVVQAVAFRAYVSKEKSELRSKLSNEISAELAAKEGFKILARADAMKLPEAERNVYMANVRAFRAKIAPIIKERLAEKAPDVNVKDFVNHIDYLVKKIGIDHVGISSDFDGGGGVEGWDDASETLNVTIELVRRGYTKQQMAKLWSGNLLRVLDDVQKIAKKLQSAR comes from the coding sequence ATGAAGCGTTTCTTGTCCGCAGTTGTATTTGCGTCAGTTCTTGCCGCATTTTCCGGTGTTTCGATCAATGCCCAAACGGTCGATGACGAAGCCAAGCTGATCGCCAAAGCGAAAAAGATCCATGCCGAGGTGATCACGCTCGACACGCACAATGACATCGACACGCGGAACTTTACCGACGCGGTAAACTACACGCAGGATCTGCCAAATCAGGTAAATCTGCCGAAAATGACACGCGGGGGGCTCGACGTCTCGTGGATGATCGTTTATACGGGCCAGGGGCCGCTCACCGACGATGGCTATAAATCGGCATACAAGAACGCCATCGACAAATTCGACGCGATCCGTCGCCTCACCGAAAAGATCGCCCCAAACCAGATCGAACTTGCACTCACGTCAAAGGACGTTCGCCGTATCAACAAAGCGGGCAAAAAGATCGCCATGATCGGCGTCGAAAACGCCTATCCGGTCGGCACCGACCTCGCCAACATCAAGGATTTTGCGATGCGCGGAGCGCGTTATATGTCGCTCAGTCACAACGGCCACAGCCAGTTTGCCGATTCGAATACCGGAGAGGCCGACAAGGTCTGGCTCCACAACGGCCTCAGCGATCTCGGCAAAAGGGCTGTCGCCGAGATGAACAAATGGGGCATCATGATCGATCTCTCGCACCCGTCAAAAGAGTCGAACATACAGGTTCTGAAACTCACAAAAGCACCGGTCATCGCATCGCACTCAGGAGCTCGAGCACTTTGTGATCACAGCCGGAATCTGAGTGATGAGGAACTCGAACTGATCAAGCGAAACGGCGGCGTCGTTCAGGCGGTCGCGTTTCGTGCCTACGTCAGCAAGGAAAAAAGCGAGCTGCGTTCGAAACTATCGAATGAGATCAGTGCGGAACTTGCAGCCAAAGAGGGCTTCAAGATCCTCGCCCGTGCCGATGCGATGAAGCTGCCCGAGGCCGAACGCAACGTCTATATGGCCAACGTCCGTGCCTTTCGTGCAAAGATCGCTCCGATCATCAAAGAGCGTCTCGCCGAAAAAGCTCCGGACGTGAACGTCAAGGATTTCGTCAACCATATCGACTATTTGGTGAAGAAGATCGGGATCGACCATGTCGGCATCTCGTCCGATTTTGACGGCGGCGGCGGAGTCGAAGGCTGGGACGACGCCTCAGAAACCCTCAACGTCACCATCGAACTTGTCCGCCGCGGCTACACCAAGCAGCAAATGGCCAAACTCTGGAGCGGAAATTTGTTGAGGGTTTTGGATGACGTTCAAAAGATCGCAAAGAAACTTCAGTCCGCTAGGTAG
- a CDS encoding TIGR00730 family Rossman fold protein, with protein MAVKKTTKSKPTVSRKKKIAVPATVAEAKERETEPGYWHLTDDEILLRSPEPDDPYRTSDSWRTFRIMGEFVNGFDELATITRGVSIFGSARTHPDDPMYESAREVGLLLGAAGFEIITGGGPGIMQAANQGAHEAGAVSVGCNIQLPFEQAANPYLTKSLTFKYFMVRKTMFIKYSNAYVIFPGGFGTMDELFEALTLIQTKKIRNFPVVLFGSQYWRGMLQWITSAMLHEKYINSEDLGLIHLTDSPRDAVDFIIKTCYAGIDNGKR; from the coding sequence ATGGCAGTTAAAAAAACAACCAAATCCAAGCCGACGGTGAGCCGTAAGAAGAAGATCGCGGTCCCGGCGACCGTTGCCGAGGCGAAGGAACGCGAGACCGAGCCCGGATATTGGCACCTGACTGACGACGAGATTTTGCTTCGCTCGCCGGAACCTGATGATCCGTATCGGACGTCTGATTCGTGGCGAACGTTTCGAATCATGGGCGAATTCGTCAACGGTTTTGACGAGCTGGCGACTATCACTCGCGGCGTTTCGATATTCGGTTCGGCACGCACGCATCCTGACGATCCGATGTACGAATCTGCCCGTGAGGTCGGGCTTCTGCTCGGTGCCGCAGGTTTTGAGATAATCACAGGAGGCGGCCCGGGCATCATGCAGGCCGCGAATCAAGGCGCACACGAGGCTGGAGCGGTCTCGGTCGGCTGCAACATCCAACTGCCATTCGAGCAGGCCGCGAACCCGTATTTGACCAAATCACTGACGTTCAAATACTTCATGGTTCGCAAGACGATGTTCATCAAATACAGCAACGCCTATGTCATCTTCCCCGGCGGTTTCGGCACGATGGACGAGTTATTCGAGGCATTGACGCTGATACAGACCAAAAAGATCCGCAACTTCCCGGTCGTACTTTTCGGCTCACAATACTGGCGCGGAATGCTGCAATGGATCACATCGGCAATGCTCCACGAAAAATACATCAACAGCGAAGATCTCGGCTTGATACACCTTACCGATTCACCTCGCGACGCCGTCGATTTCATCATTAAGACGTGTTACGCCGGGATCGATAATGGCAAAAGGTAG
- a CDS encoding M48 family metallopeptidase, whose amino-acid sequence MPKKTPSGEEPSAAITKTLSVRCRYCGQKNAVKDGYKNNSANCGKCKLPLSNEPHKKFADLSKHDYIHPDDSKALAALRAIPGIDSMLKKLIAVTFESAIHVALMAGSVKVTAKQCPDIHAKLQIACTTLGVDMPDLFIQQNPIVNAFTYGVEKPYIVLHSALLERLSEDETLAVIAHEVGHIHSEHVLYLTAARLMELLANASVAKLMPGSDIFKLIVSMGINSALLAWARRAELSCDRAALLVTQDPHAIGRTMMKLAGGTFASKIDYDLFLEQGREFQKNCDEKGLDKFWANVINAGLTHPLPVWRVSEILQWVESGEYQELMKRK is encoded by the coding sequence ATGCCAAAAAAGACACCATCAGGCGAAGAACCTTCTGCTGCAATAACAAAAACTCTTTCGGTCCGCTGCCGCTATTGCGGGCAGAAGAATGCGGTCAAGGACGGTTACAAGAACAATTCGGCGAACTGTGGCAAATGTAAGCTGCCGCTCTCGAACGAGCCGCACAAGAAGTTTGCGGACCTGTCGAAACACGACTACATCCATCCTGACGACAGCAAGGCTCTTGCAGCTTTGCGTGCGATCCCGGGTATCGATTCGATGCTTAAGAAATTGATCGCCGTCACTTTTGAATCAGCGATCCACGTTGCCCTGATGGCCGGCTCGGTCAAGGTCACTGCCAAGCAATGTCCTGACATTCACGCCAAGTTACAGATCGCCTGCACGACGCTCGGCGTCGATATGCCGGACCTCTTCATCCAGCAAAACCCGATCGTCAACGCCTTTACCTACGGCGTCGAAAAGCCGTACATCGTGCTCCACTCGGCCCTGCTCGAACGCCTCAGCGAAGACGAGACCCTTGCCGTTATCGCTCACGAGGTCGGCCACATTCACTCGGAACACGTCCTTTATTTAACGGCCGCTCGGCTGATGGAACTGCTCGCCAACGCTTCGGTCGCCAAGCTGATGCCTGGCTCGGACATCTTCAAACTGATCGTCTCAATGGGCATCAACAGCGCTTTGCTGGCATGGGCACGCCGGGCAGAACTCTCATGCGACCGTGCGGCTTTGCTTGTTACACAGGATCCGCACGCTATCGGCCGGACAATGATGAAGCTCGCCGGCGGCACATTCGCCTCAAAGATCGATTACGACCTGTTTCTCGAACAAGGCCGTGAATTTCAAAAGAATTGCGACGAAAAAGGCCTCGATAAATTCTGGGCAAACGTCATCAACGCCGGTCTTACACACCCGCTACCCGTTTGGCGAGTCTCCGAGATACTCCAATGGGTCGAAAGCGGCGAGTATCAGGAATTGATGAAAAGGAAATAG
- a CDS encoding enoyl-ACP reductase has translation MLKDKVGMIFGVANKRSIAWACAVACAGQGAKMAFTYQAERIKENVEELAATLDGSLVVPCDVSDQDQVDAAFAAVKEKYGKLDFLVHSIAFAPKEALEGEFVDTTRDAFRTALEVSAYSLTQISAAAKPLMTDGGSIITMTYYGAEKVVMNYNVMGVAKAALEASTRYLASDLGKHNIRVNAISAGPINTLSARGVKGMGSLLAYVGQRSPLQRNVTQTEVGNTAMFLVSDLSSGITGETIYVDCGYNIMGI, from the coding sequence ATGTTAAAAGACAAAGTAGGAATGATATTCGGGGTCGCGAATAAGCGGTCGATCGCTTGGGCTTGTGCTGTGGCTTGTGCCGGGCAGGGCGCCAAGATGGCGTTTACTTATCAGGCCGAGCGGATCAAGGAGAACGTCGAGGAACTTGCCGCAACGCTCGATGGTTCGCTGGTCGTGCCGTGCGACGTGTCCGATCAGGACCAGGTCGATGCGGCGTTCGCCGCCGTCAAAGAGAAATACGGCAAACTCGATTTTCTCGTACATTCGATCGCATTTGCACCCAAAGAGGCTCTCGAAGGCGAGTTTGTCGACACGACACGCGACGCGTTTCGAACTGCTCTTGAGGTCAGCGCCTATTCGCTTACGCAGATCTCCGCCGCCGCAAAGCCGCTGATGACCGATGGCGGTTCGATCATTACGATGACGTATTACGGCGCCGAAAAGGTGGTGATGAATTATAACGTGATGGGCGTCGCCAAGGCCGCTCTCGAGGCCTCGACACGTTATCTCGCGTCCGATCTAGGCAAACACAACATCCGTGTCAACGCGATCTCGGCTGGTCCGATAAACACTCTGTCGGCACGCGGCGTTAAAGGCATGGGGTCCCTGCTCGCGTACGTCGGCCAGCGTTCGCCGCTGCAGCGTAACGTTACGCAGACCGAAGTCGGAAACACCGCGATGTTTCTCGTCAGCGACCTGTCGAGCGGTATTACAGGCGAGACGATCTACGTCGATTGCGGTTATAACATAATGGGAATCTAA
- a CDS encoding bifunctional hydroxymethylpyrimidine kinase/phosphomethylpyrimidine kinase, with protein MSLTVVGSVAFDALETPFGQRDKILGGAATHFGLVGELFTKVNAVGVVGGDFGDEEWAVFKRHAINTDDIQIVPEGKTFFWKGRYDYDMNTAHTLDTQLNVFETFEPKLSENSQSAEFLFLANILPMLQKQVREQMPDAKFVAMDTMNFWITSMKDALIETIKVVDCIIINDAEARQLTDEASIHAAARKIMEIGLKAVVIKRGEYGATLFTQNGYFATPAYPLESVFDPTGAGDTFAGGFMGYLAAHKEVTNDTLRRAMVYGSVMASFNVEKFGTERVDALDYPEITERFKAFKTMTHFDDIPFERAANA; from the coding sequence ATGTCATTAACAGTTGTGGGTAGTGTGGCGTTTGATGCTTTGGAGACGCCGTTTGGGCAGAGGGATAAGATATTGGGCGGGGCGGCGACGCATTTTGGCCTTGTCGGCGAGCTTTTTACGAAGGTGAACGCGGTCGGCGTCGTCGGCGGTGATTTTGGCGACGAAGAATGGGCCGTTTTTAAGCGTCACGCGATCAATACCGACGACATCCAGATCGTGCCCGAGGGCAAGACGTTCTTTTGGAAGGGCCGCTACGACTACGACATGAACACGGCGCACACGCTCGACACGCAGCTAAATGTGTTCGAGACGTTCGAGCCGAAGCTGAGCGAGAATTCGCAGAGTGCGGAGTTCCTTTTCCTCGCGAACATCCTGCCGATGCTGCAAAAACAGGTGCGCGAGCAGATGCCGGACGCGAAGTTCGTGGCGATGGACACGATGAATTTTTGGATCACTTCGATGAAGGACGCCCTCATCGAGACCATCAAGGTCGTCGATTGCATCATCATCAATGACGCCGAGGCGAGGCAGCTGACGGACGAGGCGAGCATCCACGCCGCCGCACGCAAGATCATGGAGATCGGCCTCAAAGCCGTCGTCATCAAACGCGGCGAATACGGCGCGACGCTCTTTACGCAGAACGGCTATTTTGCGACGCCGGCATATCCGCTCGAGAGCGTTTTCGACCCGACCGGAGCCGGCGACACGTTCGCCGGCGGTTTTATGGGCTATCTCGCCGCTCACAAAGAAGTGACCAACGACACGCTCCGGCGGGCGATGGTCTACGGCTCGGTGATGGCTTCGTTCAACGTGGAGAAATTTGGAACGGAACGCGTCGATGCTCTCGATTATCCTGAGATCACCGAACGTTTCAAGGCGTTCAAGACGATGACGCACTTTGACGATATTCCGTTTGAAAGAGCCGCGAACGCATAG